The Candidatus Deferrimicrobium sp. genome has a window encoding:
- a CDS encoding TAXI family TRAP transporter solute-binding subunit, which produces MKRAVLITLALALIALSAQAQEKTRLSIVTGGTGGVYYPLGGAIANVLSKYLPGVVATAEVTSASIDNLKLIGAGKADIAFTMADSAWEGFNGTGKFKGKIPLRALAVLYDNKTQVVTVLGRGIEKMSDLKGKRISTGAPGSGTELIALRLLEAYGIDPEKDVKRVKLSVAESVGAIKDNKIDAFIWSGGLPTAAVIDLAATPGMKIKLLDHSDAIPAMVKKYGPLYVRDTIPAKTYPGQEKDVSILSVWNILAVNEKMDDKLAYAITKTIFEKKPELAAVHKEARHLALENQLKGGSPIPFHPGALMYFAEMGVKRS; this is translated from the coding sequence ATGAAACGAGCCGTTCTGATCACCCTTGCTCTGGCACTGATCGCCCTCTCCGCCCAAGCGCAGGAGAAAACGCGGCTGTCCATCGTCACCGGCGGAACGGGCGGCGTGTACTACCCCCTGGGCGGGGCCATCGCGAACGTGCTCTCCAAATATTTGCCGGGGGTCGTGGCCACCGCCGAGGTGACGAGTGCCTCGATCGACAACCTGAAGCTCATCGGCGCCGGCAAGGCGGACATTGCCTTCACCATGGCGGACAGCGCCTGGGAGGGCTTCAACGGCACGGGAAAATTCAAGGGGAAGATACCCCTGCGTGCCCTCGCGGTCCTCTACGACAACAAGACCCAGGTCGTGACCGTCCTGGGCAGGGGGATCGAGAAGATGAGCGACCTGAAGGGGAAGAGGATCTCCACGGGCGCGCCCGGAAGCGGCACGGAGCTCATCGCGCTTCGGCTCCTCGAAGCCTACGGGATCGATCCCGAGAAGGACGTCAAACGCGTGAAGCTCAGCGTGGCGGAATCGGTGGGCGCGATCAAGGACAACAAGATCGACGCCTTCATCTGGTCGGGTGGCCTTCCCACGGCCGCGGTGATCGACCTGGCCGCCACTCCGGGCATGAAGATAAAGCTCCTGGACCATTCCGACGCCATCCCCGCCATGGTGAAAAAATACGGGCCTCTGTACGTCAGGGACACGATTCCCGCGAAGACGTATCCCGGCCAGGAGAAGGACGTGAGCATCCTTTCGGTCTGGAACATCCTGGCGGTCAACGAGAAGATGGACGATAAGCTGGCCTACGCGATCACGAAGACGATCTTCGAGAAGAAGCCGGAGCTCGCGGCCGTGCACAAGGAAGCCCGGCACCTCGCGCTGGAGAACCAGCTCAAAGGGGGATCGCCCATCCCGTTCCATCCCGGCGCCTTAATGTATTTCGCGGAGATGGGCGTGAAGAGGTCCTGA
- a CDS encoding DUF1850 domain-containing protein produces MAWRLPLLLLAAAGAVFLFRPATVLEFENAGQGIVARYPVNTGDAFSITYQHSIYRQPVVEEFSVGPGGELVLTGVRSESGAVLEYFGFSDSRPFHAMNRPMRTIVFRVAMEGAQTLTLGGRRISFLGLGDPGDRITLRLADVSLATRGVGWAARQMRRM; encoded by the coding sequence ATGGCGTGGCGGCTGCCCCTCCTGCTCCTTGCCGCCGCGGGGGCGGTTTTCCTCTTCCGGCCGGCGACCGTGCTCGAATTCGAGAACGCCGGGCAAGGGATCGTCGCCCGGTACCCCGTAAATACGGGGGATGCGTTCTCCATCACGTACCAGCACTCCATCTACCGCCAGCCGGTGGTTGAGGAGTTCTCGGTGGGCCCGGGCGGGGAACTGGTCCTGACCGGCGTCCGCAGCGAAAGCGGGGCGGTCCTGGAGTACTTCGGATTCAGCGACTCCCGGCCGTTCCACGCCATGAACCGGCCGATGCGGACGATCGTGTTCCGGGTGGCCATGGAAGGAGCACAGACATTGACCCTTGGCGGCCGGCGGATCTCGTTCCTCGGACTGGGCGATCCCGGCGACCGGATCACGCTCCGGCTGGCGGACGTTTCCCTGGCGACCCGGGGGGTCGGGTGGGCTGCAAGACAGATGCGGCGGATGTAA
- a CDS encoding TRAP transporter fused permease subunit, whose product MTDRRVEETGREIPGLEVGVSEEALKEAEKFVEAEEGAASHFKGKVQVFLIAVGVLMSLFHLYAAYGIVQAQVLRAIHVGFVLFLTFFLFPIAPRFRDRIMAFDVVLALLSVAAIAYMLVDFDDFIYRAVTPTRWDLFFGTALILLILEALRRTSGWIMLGVVVLFLAYAMVGAYLPEPWTHRGYDLERLVGQMYMTLEGIFGTPIDVSATFIILFTIYGAILQFSNAGKFFIDFSFTALGGSRAGAGRTVVLSSFLLGGPSGSGVATTVTLGAVAYPLLARAGYGKDAAGGLLAAGGLGAILSPPVLGAAAFLIAEFLKISYLDVILMATIPTLLYYLSLFVMVEIDSRKLGIQSVVIPDASGLWALTRRYGFHFTSLVAIVGFMLAGYTAIAAVFWATIIAFALSFLRKECALYPGKLLGALNAGSVGVLAVAVTCAAAGLIVGVVTLTGLGLKFSAIIIKHAGNSVLLTAVYSGLIVWIIGLAVPVTASYIICAVIVAPALTHLGVPDFAAHMFIFYYAVLSEVSPPTALSPFAAAAITGGNPYRTTLQSWKYTLPAFIFPFTFVVDPAGVGILLKGPWPAVVWTSITAAIGIVALAGGVQGWLFRKTSLAERLLLIAAGLLLVYPKPMFDAVGIVLVAVVIVMQRGFLPWLRFPRSRG is encoded by the coding sequence GTGACCGACAGGCGCGTTGAGGAAACCGGGCGGGAAATCCCCGGGCTGGAAGTGGGGGTCAGCGAGGAGGCCCTCAAGGAAGCCGAGAAATTCGTGGAGGCCGAAGAGGGGGCGGCCAGCCACTTCAAGGGGAAGGTCCAGGTTTTTCTCATCGCGGTGGGCGTGCTCATGTCGCTCTTCCACTTGTACGCGGCCTACGGGATCGTCCAGGCACAGGTCCTGCGGGCCATCCATGTGGGCTTCGTCCTCTTTCTCACGTTTTTCCTCTTCCCGATCGCTCCCAGATTCCGCGACCGGATCATGGCGTTCGACGTGGTCCTGGCGCTTCTGTCTGTAGCCGCCATCGCCTATATGCTGGTCGACTTCGACGACTTCATCTACCGTGCCGTCACTCCCACCCGCTGGGACCTTTTCTTCGGCACCGCGCTGATCCTGCTCATCCTGGAGGCGCTTCGCAGGACTTCCGGGTGGATCATGCTGGGAGTGGTGGTGCTCTTCCTGGCGTACGCCATGGTGGGGGCCTACCTTCCGGAGCCCTGGACACACCGTGGGTACGACCTGGAGCGCCTGGTCGGCCAGATGTACATGACGCTGGAGGGGATCTTCGGGACGCCCATCGACGTCTCGGCCACCTTCATCATCCTCTTCACGATCTACGGGGCCATTCTCCAGTTTTCGAACGCGGGGAAGTTTTTCATCGATTTCTCGTTCACGGCGCTCGGCGGGTCGCGCGCGGGCGCAGGGCGGACGGTCGTCCTCTCCTCCTTTCTTCTCGGGGGGCCCTCGGGAAGCGGCGTCGCCACGACGGTGACCCTGGGCGCGGTCGCTTACCCTCTGCTTGCCCGCGCGGGGTACGGGAAAGACGCCGCCGGGGGCCTCCTCGCGGCGGGGGGGCTGGGCGCCATCCTCTCCCCGCCGGTCCTGGGCGCCGCGGCCTTCCTGATCGCGGAGTTCCTCAAGATCTCCTACCTCGACGTGATTCTGATGGCGACCATCCCCACGCTCCTTTACTACCTCTCCCTCTTCGTGATGGTGGAAATCGATTCCCGGAAGCTCGGAATCCAGAGCGTTGTGATCCCGGACGCCTCGGGACTGTGGGCGCTGACACGCCGATACGGGTTCCACTTCACGTCCCTTGTGGCCATCGTGGGGTTCATGCTGGCGGGCTATACCGCCATCGCGGCCGTGTTCTGGGCCACGATCATCGCCTTCGCCTTAAGCTTCCTGCGGAAGGAGTGCGCCCTCTACCCCGGCAAACTGTTAGGGGCGCTGAACGCGGGCTCGGTCGGCGTTCTCGCGGTTGCCGTGACCTGCGCCGCGGCCGGCCTGATCGTCGGCGTCGTCACATTGACGGGCCTCGGGCTCAAATTCAGCGCCATCATCATCAAGCACGCGGGCAACAGCGTCCTCCTGACGGCGGTCTACAGCGGGCTGATCGTGTGGATCATAGGCCTTGCCGTGCCCGTCACCGCGTCCTACATCATCTGCGCGGTGATCGTCGCCCCGGCGCTCACGCACCTGGGAGTGCCCGACTTCGCCGCCCACATGTTCATCTTCTACTACGCCGTGCTCTCCGAGGTCTCGCCCCCCACCGCCCTGTCCCCCTTCGCGGCGGCGGCCATCACGGGGGGAAACCCGTACAGGACGACGCTCCAGTCCTGGAAGTACACGCTGCCCGCGTTCATCTTCCCCTTCACGTTCGTGGTGGACCCCGCGGGTGTTGGAATCCTCCTCAAGGGACCCTGGCCGGCCGTGGTCTGGACCAGCATCACGGCCGCCATCGGGATCGTGGCCCTTGCCGGCGGCGTGCAGGGGTGGCTGTTCAGGAAAACCTCCCTTGCGGAGCGCTTGCTCCTGATCGCCGCGGGGCTTCTCCTGGTCTATCCCAAGCCGATGTTCGACGCCGTCGGAATCGTACTGGTGGCCGTCGTGATCGTTATGCAGCGCGGTTTCCTGCCCTGGCTCCGGTTTCCCCGGTCGAGAGGATGA
- a CDS encoding CoA transferase yields MAEGAIGPLSGVRVLDLSRVLAGPFCTMVLGDLGAEVIKVERPDGGDDTREWGPPFAGGESAYYLCANRNKKSIALDLKSPGGVEAARGLAAASDVLLENFRVGAMGKLGLGYEEVKALNPGIVYCSITGYGQTGPYRDLAGYDFILQAMSGLMSITGEPDGEPMKLGVATVDLTTGLYAAVAILAALRHRDRTGEGQYIDLSLMDAAVSWLANVGSSHLVSGEVPGRFGNAHASIVPYQVFRARDRYLAVGIGNDGQWRKFCEIAGEPGLSSDVRFASNPDRVRNRLELIPLLEGVFLRRDADSWIESLWREGIPAGPINTVDRVFSDPQTVARGMVVEMDHPTAGKVRLIGSPLKLSGTPVEYRLAPPLLGEHTAGVLRQLLEGGDP; encoded by the coding sequence ATGGCTGAAGGCGCGATCGGACCGTTGTCCGGAGTCCGCGTCCTCGACCTTTCGCGGGTGCTCGCCGGCCCCTTCTGCACGATGGTCCTTGGGGACCTCGGGGCCGAGGTGATCAAGGTGGAGCGGCCGGACGGGGGGGACGACACCAGGGAATGGGGGCCGCCCTTCGCTGGCGGGGAGTCGGCGTACTACCTCTGCGCGAACCGGAACAAGAAGAGCATCGCCCTGGACCTCAAGTCCCCGGGGGGAGTGGAGGCGGCGCGGGGGCTCGCCGCGGCGAGCGACGTCCTCCTCGAGAACTTCCGCGTCGGGGCGATGGGGAAACTCGGGTTGGGGTACGAGGAGGTAAAGGCCCTCAATCCCGGGATCGTCTACTGCAGCATCACCGGGTACGGCCAGACCGGCCCGTACCGGGACCTCGCCGGATACGACTTCATTCTCCAGGCGATGAGCGGGCTGATGAGCATCACGGGGGAGCCGGACGGCGAGCCGATGAAGCTGGGCGTGGCCACCGTGGACCTGACCACGGGGTTGTATGCGGCGGTGGCGATCCTCGCCGCGCTGCGGCACCGGGACCGGACCGGGGAAGGGCAGTACATCGATCTTTCCCTGATGGACGCGGCGGTGTCGTGGCTGGCCAACGTGGGGAGCAGCCATCTCGTGTCGGGAGAGGTTCCCGGACGGTTCGGGAACGCGCACGCCAGCATCGTGCCATACCAGGTTTTCCGCGCCCGCGACCGGTACCTCGCGGTCGGGATCGGGAACGACGGCCAGTGGCGGAAGTTCTGCGAGATCGCCGGAGAGCCGGGCCTCTCTTCGGACGTGCGCTTCGCTTCCAACCCGGACCGCGTCAGAAACCGCCTGGAGCTGATCCCCCTGCTCGAGGGGGTCTTCCTCCGTCGCGACGCCGACTCGTGGATCGAAAGCCTCTGGAGGGAGGGGATCCCGGCGGGGCCCATCAATACCGTGGACCGGGTATTCTCCGATCCGCAGACGGTCGCGCGAGGGATGGTCGTGGAGATGGACCATCCCACCGCGGGAAAGGTGCGGCTGATCGGTTCCCCGTTGAAGCTCTCCGGCACCCCCGTGGAGTATCGTCTCGCTCCCCCCCTCCTCGGTGAGCACACCGCCGGAGTTCTGCGGCAGCTTCTGGAAGGCGGCGATCCGTAG